A single window of Paenibacillus sp. SYP-B4298 DNA harbors:
- a CDS encoding carbohydrate ABC transporter permease, with product MRHSSGSKLAYVLMSPVLIYLLAVMALPFGWAVYLSLTNKTVGVPEVFVGMQNYIDLAKDSLFWRAVWNTFVFTMIAVILKAVFGMIMALVLNEKIVARNLFRVLLFLPWTIPTIVSVFTWQWIYSDVGGVLNFLLMKSGLISQPVGWLAAPDLAMLSVIMVNVWRGIPFMGIAILAGLQTVSTEIYEAAMLDGAGAIKRFFYMTLPSIKEVTILASVITTIWTLNDFEIIWLLTRGGPNNGTQVLSTLSYTVGFLNMNLGKAIATSIITLPPLIMLINYVTKRSLSSDN from the coding sequence CGTTCTGATGAGCCCCGTACTGATCTATTTGTTAGCGGTGATGGCCCTCCCCTTCGGGTGGGCCGTCTATCTTAGCCTGACAAACAAGACAGTCGGCGTTCCAGAGGTTTTCGTCGGCATGCAAAACTATATCGATCTCGCCAAGGACTCCCTGTTCTGGCGGGCCGTCTGGAACACCTTCGTATTCACCATGATTGCGGTCATTCTAAAGGCCGTATTCGGCATGATCATGGCACTCGTGCTGAATGAGAAGATCGTGGCGCGCAATCTGTTCCGGGTGCTGCTGTTTCTGCCGTGGACGATCCCGACCATCGTATCGGTGTTCACCTGGCAATGGATCTACTCCGATGTCGGCGGCGTGCTGAACTTCCTGCTGATGAAGAGCGGACTCATCAGCCAGCCGGTCGGATGGCTGGCTGCACCCGATCTGGCGATGCTGTCGGTCATTATGGTCAATGTATGGCGCGGCATCCCGTTTATGGGCATCGCCATCCTGGCGGGTCTGCAGACCGTGTCCACCGAGATCTATGAGGCGGCGATGCTCGATGGAGCCGGAGCGATCAAACGCTTCTTCTATATGACCCTGCCCTCGATCAAGGAGGTCACCATACTCGCCTCTGTTATTACGACGATCTGGACGCTCAATGATTTTGAGATTATATGGCTGCTTACCCGCGGCGGGCCGAACAACGGCACACAGGTACTGTCCACGCTCAGCTACACCGTAGGCTTCCTGAACATGAATCTCGGCAAGGCCATCGCGACCTCCATTATCACGTTGCCGCCGCTGATCATGCTCATCAACTATGTCACCAAGCGCTCGCTGTCATCTGACAACTAA
- a CDS encoding carbohydrate ABC transporter permease translates to MKNSAGKQIVVYTTLVLLLVFALFPLYWMIVTSFKSNGEIYSMTPSFWPESFSGTAYDKLIHEKDFLINIKNSLIVSLVVSLFSIIVSMLAAYAISKLHFRGKGLISKSILYAYLMPRAVLFIPLYMVVTLLGASNSIYGLMLIYPTITIPYATWMLISYFKSIPTEIEEAAMIDGCSRVSTMLKIIFPLSAPGIAATFIFSFTLCWSEYLYALVVITKGTDKTITLGLSDMIVGDVFAWGPLMGGSIIASVPVIIMYLFTSKYMVSGMTVGGVK, encoded by the coding sequence ATGAAAAATTCGGCAGGCAAGCAGATTGTTGTCTACACTACACTCGTTCTATTGCTCGTATTTGCGTTGTTTCCATTGTATTGGATGATCGTCACCTCCTTTAAGTCCAATGGCGAGATCTATTCTATGACCCCGTCCTTCTGGCCGGAGAGCTTCTCGGGAACTGCCTATGACAAGCTGATTCACGAGAAGGACTTTCTCATCAATATCAAAAACAGCCTGATCGTCTCGCTGGTCGTCTCCCTGTTCTCGATCATCGTCAGCATGCTGGCAGCCTATGCCATCTCCAAGCTGCATTTTCGGGGCAAAGGGCTGATCTCCAAGAGCATTCTATATGCCTACCTGATGCCTAGAGCGGTGCTGTTCATCCCGCTGTACATGGTCGTTACACTGCTCGGCGCAAGCAATTCCATCTACGGGCTGATGCTCATCTATCCGACCATCACGATTCCGTATGCAACCTGGATGCTGATCTCGTATTTTAAGTCGATTCCGACCGAGATTGAGGAGGCCGCAATGATCGACGGCTGCTCACGGGTAAGCACGATGCTGAAAATTATCTTCCCGCTGTCGGCGCCCGGCATTGCCGCCACCTTCATCTTCTCCTTCACCCTCTGCTGGAGTGAATACCTGTATGCGCTGGTCGTTATTACGAAGGGGACGGACAAGACGATTACGCTCGGGCTGTCGGATATGATCGTGGGTGATGTATTTGCCTGGGGGCCGCTCATGGGCGGCTCGATTATCGCATCGGTTCCGGTCATCATTATGTATCTGTTCACATCAAAATATATGGTCAGCGGCATGACCGTGGGAGGCGTGAAATAA
- a CDS encoding phosphoglycerate dehydrogenase: MAAAKILVTATNYSVLCKEAKQRLEEQGCEVIENKVGRPHTFEELKELVGDVDAVIAGVDTWDEPVFRLAPRLKVIARFGVGVDNIDLQQARAHGIQVTNVPGGNANAVAEIAVGLILSMLRGIPLLNQSTKQGGWDRFVGRELAGRTVGLLGFGNIAQLVARKLQSFDVRLLAYDKYPNLKQAAACHVDMVDAELLLRTSDVVSMHLPSLPDTYHMMSDAQFAMMKPEAYFLNTARGPVVDEQALYRALQSEQIAGAAIDVYETEPVQADNPLLSVAHLITTPHTAAETYETYTRVSLVTAQAVLDVLSGRTPQHLLNP; the protein is encoded by the coding sequence ATGGCAGCAGCAAAAATATTGGTTACGGCGACGAACTATTCGGTCTTATGCAAGGAAGCCAAGCAACGGCTTGAGGAGCAGGGCTGCGAGGTGATCGAGAACAAGGTCGGACGTCCCCATACGTTCGAGGAGCTGAAGGAGCTGGTAGGAGACGTGGATGCTGTAATTGCCGGGGTCGACACATGGGATGAGCCGGTTTTCCGCCTGGCGCCGAGGCTCAAGGTCATCGCACGCTTCGGCGTTGGCGTAGATAATATTGATCTGCAGCAGGCACGCGCGCATGGCATTCAGGTGACGAATGTACCGGGCGGCAACGCCAATGCGGTCGCCGAGATCGCTGTGGGTCTGATCCTCTCCATGCTGCGCGGCATCCCGCTGCTGAACCAGTCCACCAAGCAAGGCGGCTGGGACCGATTCGTCGGTCGTGAGCTGGCTGGACGCACCGTCGGCCTCCTGGGCTTCGGCAATATCGCTCAGCTTGTGGCGCGCAAGCTGCAGAGCTTCGACGTGAGGCTGCTCGCCTATGATAAGTATCCCAATCTGAAGCAAGCTGCGGCCTGCCATGTGGATATGGTGGATGCCGAGCTGCTGCTGCGGACAAGCGATGTCGTCAGCATGCACCTGCCCAGCCTGCCGGACACCTATCATATGATGAGCGACGCCCAGTTTGCCATGATGAAGCCAGAGGCGTACTTCCTGAATACCGCCCGCGGGCCGGTCGTCGATGAGCAGGCACTCTATCGGGCGTTGCAGAGCGAGCAGATCGCAGGGGCGGCCATCGATGTATACGAGACGGAGCCCGTTCAGGCCGATAACCCGCTGCTGAGCGTAGCGCATCTGATTACGACCCCGCACACCGCAGCCGAGACCTACGAAACCTACACCCGTGTCAGCCTGGTCACAGCGCAAGCCGTGCTGGATGTGCTGAGCGGGCGTACACCGCAGCATCTGCTCAACCCCTAG